From a single Brassica oleracea var. oleracea cultivar TO1000 chromosome C5, BOL, whole genome shotgun sequence genomic region:
- the LOC106344647 gene encoding uncharacterized protein LOC106344647, with protein MPLDNNGDCSLTELISSILDRIPNLLSFKSKWSSIRVKLADLNPHLSDIAASSSSNQLALDLLLSARETLHDAASVAARCEGPNLSEGKLKTQSDVDSVMARLDRHVKDAEVLIKEAAARNLVIRLQIGEPESKNSTIESLLREDDKNVMISIAQGVVPVLVRLLDSCSLSMKEKVVVVISRISTVESSKHVLIAEGLSLLNHLLRVLESGSGF; from the coding sequence ATGCCGTTGGATAACAACGGTGACTGTAGCTTAACAGAGCTCATCTCCTCTATCCTCGACCGCATCCCCAACCTTCTCAGCTTCAAATCCAAATGGTCCTCGATCCGCGTCAAACTCGCCGATCTCAACCCTCACCTCTCCGATATCGCCGCCTCTTCTTCTTCCAACCAGCTAGCTCTGGATCTCCTCCTCTCCGCTCGAGAGACGCTCCACGACGCCGCCTCCGTCGCGGCTAGGTGCGAGGGTCCGAATTTATCTGAGGGAAAGCTCAAGACGCAGAGCGACGTCGACTCGGTCATGGCTCGACTCGATCGCCACGTGAAGGACGCTGAGGTTCTGATCAAGGAAGCTGCGGCGAGGAATCTAGTTATCCGATTACAGATCGGTGAACCGGAGTCGAAGAACTCGACGATTGAATCTTTGCTTCGGGAAGATGATAAGAACGTGATGATCTCCATAGCTCAAGGAGTTGTTCCCGTTCTGGTTCGGTTGCTCGATTCGTGTAGTTTGAGCATGAAGGAGAAGGTTGTAGTCGTGATTTCGAGAATCTCAACGGTGGAGAGCAGTAAACACGTGTTGATAGCTGAAGGGCTGTCTCTACTGAACCACCTCCTTCGTGTGTTGGAATCAGGAAGTGGTTTCTAA